Proteins encoded within one genomic window of Microtus ochrogaster isolate Prairie Vole_2 linkage group LG4, MicOch1.0, whole genome shotgun sequence:
- the Ube2f gene encoding NEDD8-conjugating enzyme UBE2F: MLTLASKLKRDDGLKGSRTSASTSDSTRRVSVRDKLLVKEVAELEANLPCTCKVHFPDPNKLHCFQLTVSPDEGYYQGGKFQFETEVPEAYNMVPPRVKCLTKIWHPNITETGEICLSLLREHSIDGTGWAPTRTLKDVVWGLNSLFTDLLNFDDPLNIEAAEHHLRDKEDFRDKVDEYIKRYAR, from the exons ATGCTAACGCTGGCAAGCAAGCTGAAGCGGGATGATGGTCTCAAAGGATCCCGGACATCTGCCTCCACATCTGACTCTACTCGACGGGTCTCTGTGAGAGACAAGTTGCTTGTAAAAG AGGTTGCAGAACTTGAAGCTAATTTACCCT GTACATGTAAAGTACACTTTCCTGATCCAAACAAGCTTCATTGCTTTCAGCTGACTGTAAGCCCAG aTGAGGGTTACTACCAGGGTGGAAAATTTCAGTTTGAAACTGAAGTTCCTGAAGCCTACAACATGGTG CCTCCCAGGGTGAAATGCTTGACTAAAATCTGGCATCCCAATATCACAGAAACAGGGGAAATATGTCTAAG tttACTAAGAGAACACTCAATTGATGGCACTGGCTGGGCTCCCACTAGGACATTGAAG gatgtTGTTTGGGGATTAAACTCTTTATTTACT GATCTCTTGAATTTTGATGATCCACTGAATATTGAAGCAGCAGAACATCATTTACGAGACAAG